One Baekduia alba genomic window, GCGGCGGCGTGCTCGGCGTCAAGAAGGAGCAGTCGATCCAGTCGCTGCGCACGCACATGAACGTGCGCTTCGAGACCAGCGAGGACGACCCGTGGATCAACGCGGTCGTCATCCGGTGCGCGGAGCAGCCGCGACGCGCCGCGGCGATCGAGCAAGTGCTCGCGCCGTGGCGGCCAGCGCCAGCAGCAGGATCGCGTTTCTGACGCCGACGAGCACCAGCCACCGGTCGTGCTGGTGCACGACGTCGAAGTAGTGGTTGGGGAACCAGAGCTGCGTCGTCAGCGACGCGAGGGCGGTCAGCGCGGCGCCCAGCGGGGCGCCCCGGACCGCCGCGACCGCGGCGAGCGGGAGCATCCAGCAGACGTACTGCGGCGACAGCACCTTCCCGAACGCGACGAACGCGACGACGATCGCCAGCGACGCGATGACCAGCGCGTCGCGGGACGGACGCCGGGCGACCAGCGCGATCAGCCCGACGCTCGCCGCGAGCAGCGCCAGCGTGCTGAGGACGCCGATGACGTCGGCCGCGCCGCCGTCCAACCCGTTGGACTTGAAGCGGTCGTGGCGGATCGGGTCGCCGGTCACGTAGGAGCCGCCGACGACCTCGATCACCGAGGCGGCCGTCGACTCGATCTGCACCGGGCGCTGGAGGTGGAACTTCACCATCGTCGACGGGAAGCCGCCGAGCGCCACGAACGGCACGGCCGTGACCGCGATCACCGCCAGGAACACGACGCCCGACCGGACCGCGAGACGGCGCTCGTCGCGGCCGAGCAGCCAGGCGAAGGCGACCACCGCGATCGCGCCCGGCCACAGCTTCGTCATCGTCCCGAGCGCGAGCACGGCGAACCCGGACTCGACCATGTGCTTGCGGTTGGGCGGCGCCACGATCAGCCACAGCCCGACCATCGCCATGGCCGCCGGGAGCAGGTCGAAGTGCGTCCGGACCAGCGCGCCGGCGACCGGCGGCACGGCCACCGTCAGCCAGCCGGCCTTCCAGCCCCCGATCTCCCACGCGCACAGCAGGCAGACCACCGTGCACGCGAGCATGAGCAAGGACATGCGATCGGGGTCGCCGCCCGCGATGACGATCGGGATCAGCGCTCCGGGCGGGTACTCGAACTCGAAGTCCCGGAACGGCACGAGCCCGTGCTCGAAGA contains:
- a CDS encoding glycosyltransferase 87 family protein translates to MALLGVWLLFTHHGPFSSDRLGDLYVYDQYHFFIFEHGLVPFRDFEFEYPPGALIPIVIAGGDPDRMSLLMLACTVVCLLCAWEIGGWKAGWLTVAVPPVAGALVRTHFDLLPAAMAMVGLWLIVAPPNRKHMVESGFAVLALGTMTKLWPGAIAVVAFAWLLGRDERRLAVRSGVVFLAVIAVTAVPFVALGGFPSTMVKFHLQRPVQIESTAASVIEVVGGSYVTGDPIRHDRFKSNGLDGGAADVIGVLSTLALLAASVGLIALVARRPSRDALVIASLAIVVAFVAFGKVLSPQYVCWMLPLAAVAAVRGAPLGAALTALASLTTQLWFPNHYFDVVHQHDRWLVLVGVRNAILLLALAATARALARSPRRVAAAPRTG